The following proteins are encoded in a genomic region of Variovorax paradoxus:
- a CDS encoding efflux RND transporter permease subunit, with the protein MSPSRPFIERPVATALLMVAIVLAGFVGLRLLPLAALPQVDYPTIQVQTLYPGASPEVMSRTVTAPLERQFGQMAGLNRMSSVSSAGVSIVTLQFALDQTLDVAEQQVQAAINAGGSLLPADLPAPPVYAKVNPADAPVLTLAVSSETMPLTEVQNLVNTRLAQKISQVGGVGLVSLSGGQRPAVRIQADTNALAAVGIGLDTLRSAITAANANSAKGSFDGPRRAYTINANDQLVTADDYKNLIVAWKNGAPVKMTDVARVVDGAENTQLGAWAALRVGEREPVLYPAIILNVQRQPGANVIGTVDAIKKQLPELQASLPGSLKVEVLSDRTTGIRASVSHVQLELGLAVVMVVLVIFFFLHSVRATIIASLAVPISLIGTCGLMYLLGYSLNNLSLMALTIATGFVVDDAIVMIENIARYLEEGDPPFKAAIKGATQIGFTIISLTVSLIAVLIPLLFMGDVVGRLFREFAVTLAITILISAVVSLTLVPMMSARWLKPQAEEGGRFGASVQRFFDRVIGRYDVWLQWVLRHQPLTLVVALATLALTVLLYAVIPKGLFPTQDTGQLQARIEAAQDVSYTRMAELQQQAANAILADPEVASVSSVVGVDAANNTALNTGSMLINMRAGRGDQEATMQRLRERVRAVAGVTLYLQPTQDLTIDAETGPTEFRVSLEGVDTSTVDAWAQKLVERLRSEPLVRNATTNAGAKGLAAYVDIDRNTASRLSVTASSVDDTLYSAFGQRIVSTIFTETNQYRVILEAQREALASPQLLGNLQLRTGSGAPTTLSSIATVREQSAPLQVTHVAQYPAATVGFDTAENVALGKSVAAIRAAAKEIGMPASVTMSFLGAAGAYEKSLSNQLWLILAAVVCVYIVLGVLYESYIHPLTILSTLPSAGVGALLALMVTGNDLGVIGIIGIILLIGIVKKNAIMMIDFAIDAERREGKSPREAIHQAALLRFRPILMTTLAALFAALPLMFGWGEGAELRRPLGLAIFGGLVVSQVLTLFTTPVVYLAFDRMGRRFGRKPEAVAE; encoded by the coding sequence ATGAGTCCCTCCCGCCCTTTTATCGAACGGCCGGTGGCCACGGCGCTGCTGATGGTCGCCATCGTGCTGGCCGGCTTTGTGGGCCTCCGGCTGCTGCCGCTGGCCGCGCTGCCGCAGGTCGACTACCCGACCATCCAGGTGCAGACCCTCTACCCCGGCGCCAGCCCCGAGGTCATGAGCCGCACCGTCACCGCCCCGCTCGAGCGCCAGTTCGGCCAGATGGCCGGGCTCAACCGCATGAGTTCGGTGAGCTCGGCGGGCGTGTCGATCGTCACGCTGCAGTTCGCGCTCGACCAGACCCTGGACGTGGCCGAGCAGCAGGTGCAGGCGGCCATCAACGCCGGCGGCTCTCTGCTGCCGGCCGACCTGCCGGCGCCGCCCGTGTACGCCAAGGTGAACCCGGCCGACGCGCCCGTTCTCACGCTGGCGGTGAGCTCGGAGACCATGCCGCTCACCGAGGTGCAGAACCTCGTGAACACGCGGCTCGCGCAGAAGATCAGCCAGGTCGGCGGCGTGGGGCTGGTGTCGCTGTCGGGCGGGCAGCGGCCGGCCGTGCGCATCCAGGCCGACACCAACGCGCTGGCGGCGGTAGGCATCGGCCTGGACACGCTGCGCAGCGCCATCACCGCGGCCAACGCCAACAGCGCCAAGGGCAGCTTCGACGGACCGCGGCGGGCCTACACCATCAATGCCAACGACCAGCTCGTGACGGCGGACGATTACAAGAACCTCATCGTCGCGTGGAAGAACGGCGCGCCGGTGAAGATGACCGACGTGGCGCGCGTGGTCGACGGCGCCGAGAACACGCAGCTGGGCGCCTGGGCCGCGCTGCGCGTGGGCGAGCGGGAACCGGTGCTGTACCCGGCCATCATCCTGAACGTGCAGCGCCAGCCGGGCGCCAACGTGATCGGCACGGTCGATGCCATCAAGAAGCAGCTGCCCGAGCTGCAGGCCTCGCTGCCGGGTTCGCTCAAGGTCGAAGTGCTGAGCGACCGCACCACCGGCATCCGCGCTTCGGTCTCTCACGTGCAGCTCGAACTGGGGCTGGCGGTCGTGATGGTGGTGCTGGTGATCTTCTTCTTCTTGCACAGCGTGCGCGCCACCATCATCGCGAGCCTGGCGGTGCCGATCTCGCTCATCGGCACCTGCGGCCTGATGTACCTGCTGGGCTACAGCCTCAACAACCTGAGCCTGATGGCATTGACCATTGCCACCGGCTTCGTGGTCGACGATGCGATCGTGATGATCGAGAACATCGCGCGCTACCTGGAGGAGGGCGATCCGCCGTTCAAGGCGGCCATCAAGGGCGCGACGCAAATCGGCTTCACGATCATTTCGCTGACCGTGTCGCTCATTGCGGTGCTGATTCCCCTCTTGTTCATGGGCGACGTGGTGGGCCGGTTGTTCCGCGAGTTCGCCGTCACATTGGCCATCACCATCCTGATTTCCGCGGTGGTGTCGCTCACGCTGGTGCCGATGATGTCGGCGCGCTGGCTCAAGCCGCAGGCCGAAGAAGGCGGGCGCTTCGGTGCCAGCGTGCAGCGCTTCTTCGACCGCGTGATCGGCCGCTACGACGTGTGGCTGCAATGGGTGTTGCGCCACCAGCCGCTGACCCTGGTCGTGGCGCTGGCGACGCTGGCACTCACCGTCCTGCTCTACGCCGTGATTCCCAAGGGACTGTTCCCGACGCAGGACACCGGGCAGCTGCAGGCGCGCATCGAGGCCGCGCAGGACGTGTCGTACACGCGCATGGCCGAGCTGCAGCAGCAGGCCGCCAACGCAATCCTGGCCGACCCCGAGGTCGCCAGCGTGAGCTCGGTGGTGGGCGTGGACGCGGCCAACAACACGGCGCTGAACACCGGCAGCATGCTCATCAACATGCGCGCCGGCCGCGGCGACCAGGAAGCCACGATGCAGCGCCTGCGCGAGCGCGTGCGTGCCGTGGCGGGCGTCACGCTGTATCTGCAGCCCACGCAAGACCTGACCATCGACGCCGAAACCGGCCCGACCGAATTCCGCGTGTCGCTCGAAGGGGTGGACACCAGCACCGTGGATGCCTGGGCGCAAAAGCTCGTGGAGCGCCTGCGCTCCGAACCGCTGGTGCGCAATGCCACCACCAACGCAGGCGCGAAGGGCCTTGCCGCCTACGTGGACATCGACCGCAACACGGCCTCGCGTCTCTCCGTCACGGCCAGTTCGGTGGACGACACGCTCTACAGCGCGTTCGGCCAGCGCATCGTCTCGACCATCTTCACCGAAACCAACCAGTACCGCGTGATCCTCGAGGCGCAGCGCGAAGCCCTGGCCTCGCCGCAACTGCTGGGCAACCTGCAATTGCGTACCGGCAGCGGCGCGCCGACCACGCTGTCGTCGATTGCCACGGTGCGCGAGCAGTCGGCGCCGCTGCAGGTGACGCACGTGGCGCAGTACCCTGCCGCCACGGTGGGCTTCGACACGGCCGAGAACGTGGCGCTCGGCAAGTCGGTGGCGGCCATTCGCGCGGCGGCCAAGGAAATCGGCATGCCGGCGAGCGTGACGATGAGCTTCCTGGGCGCGGCGGGGGCCTACGAAAAGTCGCTCTCCAACCAGCTGTGGCTCATTCTGGCGGCGGTGGTGTGCGTGTACATCGTGCTGGGCGTGCTGTATGAGAGCTACATCCATCCGCTGACGATTCTCTCGACGCTGCCCTCGGCGGGCGTGGGCGCGCTGCTGGCGCTCATGGTTACCGGCAATGACCTGGGCGTGATCGGCATCATCGGCATCATCCTGCTGATCGGCATCGTGAAGAAGAACGCGATCATGATGATCGACTTTGCCATCGACGCCGAGCGGCGCGAGGGCAAGTCGCCGCGGGAAGCCATTCACCAGGCGGCATTGCTGCGCTTCCGGCCTATTCTGATGACCACGCTGGCGGCGCTGTTCGCAGCGCTGCCGCTGATGTTCGGCTGGGGCGAGGGCGCCGAGCTGCGCAGGCCGCTGGGCCTCGCGATCTTCGGCGGGCTGGTGGTGAGCCAGGTGCTCACGCTGTTCACCACGCCGGTGGTGTACCTGGCGTTCGACCGCATGGGCCGCCGGTTCGGGCGCAAGCCGGAGGCCGTGGCGGAATGA